A region from the Cryptosporangium arvum DSM 44712 genome encodes:
- the hrpB gene encoding ATP-dependent helicase HrpB: protein MGDFPDLPIRPALPHIVDALADGGAAVLVAPPGSGKTTLVPLALAERVEGRIVVAEPRRVAARAAASRMASLLGEPVGETVGYTVRGDRNVGRRTRVEVVTTGVLVRRLQRDAELPGTNVVILDECHERHLDSDLGLAFTLDSRAALRPDLALLATSATAASEQLAAVLGGAPVLEVPGSPYPVRTEWCPPPAPLVGRSDPRLLDHVAAVVRRALGEATGDVLVFLPGIYEITAVARRLAGTDVPVVTLHGRLPAREQDAVLRPGSVRRVVLATAVAESSLTVPGVRVVVDAGLARVPRLDQGRGLGTLVTVAVSRAVATQRAGRAGREAPGTVYRCWSESDHARLPAWPEPEIASADLTAFALDLACWGTPTGEGLALPDQPPAAAMEVATSTLRALGAVGTDGRVTRRGRVLAGMGVHPRLARALLDGAPAVGERRAAEVVALLADDTLTGNRGDLIAARRALRDGSLPAPARRWRDEVKRLTQALPADARSAEGRRNDRALTDDLAAGLIVGMAYPERLATARQPGGRTYLMAGGTAADLGEGAGLSGAAWLAIAVADRSLGHANARIRLAVAIDEATAVEAGAALLASENEVRWHDGELVARTVDRLGAIELADRPLDPAADVRAEAVLVGVRKEGLNRLRWDTDARALRERLAFCAAAIGPPWPAMDDDSLLARADEWLGPDLISVRRRADLQKIDAGTALRRLLPWPEAARLDDLAPERIQVPSGSRIRVDYRDPSAPVLAVKVQEAFGWAATPTVSGVPVRLHLLSPAGRPVAVTSDLESFWRTGYPSVRAELRGRYPKHPWPEDPTTAVATRRTNVRR from the coding sequence GTGGGTGACTTCCCTGACCTTCCGATCCGTCCGGCGCTGCCGCACATCGTCGACGCGCTTGCCGACGGTGGTGCGGCCGTGCTCGTCGCGCCGCCGGGCAGTGGCAAGACGACGCTCGTTCCGCTCGCGCTGGCCGAGCGGGTCGAGGGCCGGATCGTGGTGGCCGAGCCGCGCCGGGTGGCCGCGCGGGCCGCCGCGTCGCGGATGGCGTCGCTGCTGGGTGAACCGGTCGGCGAGACCGTCGGGTACACGGTCCGGGGCGATCGCAACGTCGGCCGGCGCACGCGCGTCGAGGTCGTCACGACCGGGGTGCTGGTGCGGCGGCTCCAGCGCGACGCCGAGCTGCCGGGAACGAACGTCGTGATCCTCGACGAGTGCCACGAGCGGCACCTGGACTCCGACCTCGGGTTGGCGTTCACGCTCGACAGCCGGGCCGCGCTCCGCCCCGACCTGGCGTTGCTCGCCACCTCGGCCACGGCGGCGTCCGAGCAGCTGGCGGCGGTGCTCGGCGGTGCGCCCGTGCTGGAGGTGCCCGGCTCGCCCTACCCGGTGCGCACCGAGTGGTGCCCGCCGCCGGCGCCGCTCGTCGGCCGATCGGATCCGCGTCTGCTCGATCACGTGGCCGCGGTCGTGCGTCGGGCTCTCGGCGAGGCCACCGGCGACGTGCTGGTGTTCCTGCCGGGGATCTACGAGATCACCGCGGTGGCGCGCCGGTTGGCCGGCACCGACGTTCCGGTGGTGACGCTGCACGGCCGGCTGCCCGCTCGTGAGCAGGACGCGGTTCTGCGGCCCGGGTCGGTGCGGCGGGTCGTGCTGGCCACCGCGGTCGCGGAGAGCAGCCTGACGGTGCCCGGGGTGCGGGTGGTCGTGGACGCCGGGTTGGCCCGGGTGCCCCGGCTCGACCAGGGACGCGGGCTCGGGACGCTCGTCACCGTGGCGGTGTCGCGTGCCGTCGCCACCCAGCGGGCCGGCCGGGCGGGCCGCGAAGCGCCGGGGACGGTGTACCGCTGCTGGTCGGAGTCCGATCACGCCCGGTTGCCGGCGTGGCCGGAGCCGGAGATCGCGTCGGCCGACCTGACCGCGTTCGCACTCGACCTCGCGTGCTGGGGCACGCCGACCGGGGAAGGGCTGGCGTTGCCCGATCAGCCGCCGGCCGCCGCGATGGAGGTGGCGACGAGCACGCTGCGGGCGCTCGGCGCGGTGGGGACGGACGGCCGCGTGACGCGGCGGGGCCGGGTGCTCGCCGGGATGGGTGTCCATCCGCGACTCGCGCGAGCCCTGCTCGACGGCGCGCCCGCGGTGGGGGAGCGCCGGGCCGCCGAGGTCGTGGCCCTGCTCGCCGACGACACCCTCACCGGCAACCGGGGTGACCTGATCGCCGCCCGCAGAGCCCTCCGCGACGGCTCGCTCCCGGCGCCGGCCCGCCGCTGGCGCGACGAGGTGAAGCGCCTGACCCAGGCCCTCCCCGCCGACGCGCGGAGTGCGGAGGGACGGCGGAACGACCGCGCGCTCACCGACGACCTCGCGGCCGGGCTGATCGTCGGGATGGCCTATCCGGAGCGGCTGGCCACGGCCCGGCAGCCGGGCGGACGCACCTATCTGATGGCCGGCGGCACAGCGGCCGACCTGGGCGAGGGAGCCGGGCTGAGCGGGGCGGCGTGGTTGGCGATCGCGGTCGCCGACCGGTCGCTCGGGCACGCCAACGCGCGGATCCGGCTCGCGGTCGCGATCGACGAGGCCACCGCGGTCGAGGCCGGGGCCGCGCTGCTGGCCTCCGAGAACGAGGTCCGCTGGCACGACGGCGAGCTCGTCGCCCGCACGGTGGACCGGCTGGGCGCGATCGAGCTCGCCGATCGGCCGCTGGATCCGGCGGCCGACGTCCGGGCCGAGGCCGTCCTGGTCGGCGTCCGGAAAGAGGGGCTGAACCGGCTGCGGTGGGACACCGATGCGCGCGCGCTGCGGGAGCGCCTGGCGTTCTGCGCCGCGGCCATCGGGCCGCCGTGGCCGGCGATGGACGACGATTCGCTGCTCGCGCGGGCGGACGAATGGCTCGGCCCGGACCTGATCTCCGTGCGCCGCCGCGCCGACCTGCAGAAGATCGACGCCGGCACCGCGCTGCGCCGTCTCCTGCCCTGGCCGGAGGCCGCCCGCCTCGACGACCTCGCGCCGGAGCGGATCCAGGTGCCGAGCGGGTCCAGGATCCGCGTGGACTACCGCGATCCGTCCGCGCCGGTGCTCGCGGTGAAGGTGCAGGAGGCGTTCGGCTGGGCGGCGACCCCCACGGTCTCCGGCGTGCCGGTGCGTCTGCACCTGCTCTCGCCGGCCGGCCGCCCGGTCGCGGTCACGTCCGATCTGGAGTCGTTCTGGCGCACCGGCTACCCGAGCGTCCGCGCGGAGCTACGCGGACGCTACCCGAAACACCCCTGGCCGGAGGACCCCACCACGGCGGTGGCCACGCGCCGGACCAACGTCAGGCGGTAG
- a CDS encoding TetR/AcrR family transcriptional regulator → MTTAPLTRRERLRAETVEEIQSTARRMLVSDGYDGLSLRAIARAMGMSAPALYRYYASREDLIAALVDELKVELSEALEKVRDAQPDLVSKLLECSREFRRWAMTNPAEFTLVFTASAIGLDRPREDGSVDPTGERFGNVFGELITELYLTQPFPIPADDEIDGPLKDQLQEWNDCFPQPLPLGVTQVFLTSWIRLYGTVSMEVFGQLKFALSDAGPMFEAELRALGDMLGVGADYQPPTA, encoded by the coding sequence ATGACCACCGCACCGCTCACCCGGCGGGAACGGCTCCGGGCCGAAACGGTCGAGGAGATCCAGAGCACGGCTCGCCGGATGCTGGTCTCGGACGGGTACGACGGGCTGTCGCTACGCGCCATCGCACGGGCGATGGGCATGTCGGCACCGGCGCTGTACCGCTACTACGCGAGCCGCGAGGATCTGATCGCAGCCCTCGTCGACGAGCTGAAGGTCGAGCTCAGCGAAGCGCTCGAGAAAGTGCGCGACGCCCAGCCCGACCTGGTCTCGAAGCTGTTGGAGTGCAGCCGGGAGTTCCGCCGCTGGGCGATGACCAACCCGGCCGAGTTCACGCTGGTGTTCACCGCGTCGGCGATCGGGCTCGACCGGCCGCGCGAGGACGGCAGCGTCGACCCGACCGGCGAACGGTTCGGCAACGTCTTCGGTGAGCTGATCACCGAGCTCTACCTCACCCAGCCGTTCCCGATCCCGGCCGACGACGAGATCGACGGCCCGCTGAAGGACCAGCTCCAGGAGTGGAACGACTGCTTCCCCCAGCCGCTGCCGCTCGGCGTCACCCAGGTGTTCCTGACCAGCTGGATCCGCCTGTACGGAACCGTCTCGATGGAGGTGTTCGGGCAGCTCAAGTTCGCGCTGTCCGACGCCGGCCCGATGTTCGAGGCGGAGCTCCGCGCGCTCGGCGACATGCTCGGGGTCGGAGCGGACTACCAGCCGCCTACCGCCTGA
- a CDS encoding MMPL family transporter, translated as MFERLGRTMVRRRWWVLGLAVAFIAFAGIWGTQVFGKLVGGGFDDPASESSRALTRAEAELGRDGNDVVVLYRSSTLTADDPAYQQAVTSTLADLPSDVVTGAATFWSTKSPTFVSKDKHETFAVLTLAGDDEETRTDQLEQIEGKLAAPGLESEVGGNTAINRDINERVSADIAKAETLSMPVLLILLVIIFGSLAAASLPLAVGGLAILGAFTALRGLSYLTDVSIFSVNVVTILGLGLAIDYGLFMVGRFREELARGLSVEDAVARTMGTAGRTVAVSGVTVAVSLAGLLIFPITFLRSMGLGGLSAVLIAMIAALTVLPALFGVLGHRVDALSVRRLFSKRRQSRRKPQANSEVEHGFWYRLARSIMRRPVIYTVGVLAVLLIAATPFLRVEFGGIDARALPAGTESRVVSETLDRDFVPNSQSPIDAIVTSSSSGLDQYVADVRTVDGVTGASVTAQSGDTARVSITYDGDPISAESRELVSRIREVPAPSGGEVLVGGQTAALADQLKTVGDRLPWMALIVVSATFVLLFLAFGSLVLPVKAIIMNVLSLGASFGALVLIFQEGHLSGLLNFTSTGTLEATQPILVLGIVFGLSMDYEVFLMSRMREEYDRTGDNTQAVAVGLQRSGRIITSAALLILVVIGLFSISGITFIKLIGVAMLIAVLVDATIVRALLVPATMRLLGNLNWWAPGPLRRFYARYGIHEEGTPTPPAPVPAGVGT; from the coding sequence ATGTTCGAGCGTTTGGGACGGACGATGGTCCGCCGGCGGTGGTGGGTCCTGGGTCTGGCCGTGGCCTTCATCGCGTTCGCCGGCATTTGGGGCACGCAGGTCTTCGGCAAGCTGGTCGGCGGCGGGTTCGACGACCCCGCGAGCGAGAGCTCCCGGGCACTGACCCGCGCCGAGGCCGAACTGGGGCGCGACGGAAACGACGTGGTCGTGCTGTACCGGAGTTCGACGCTCACCGCCGACGACCCGGCCTACCAGCAGGCGGTCACGTCGACGCTGGCCGACCTGCCGTCCGACGTGGTGACCGGCGCGGCGACCTTCTGGTCGACGAAGAGCCCGACGTTCGTCAGCAAGGACAAGCACGAGACGTTCGCCGTGCTGACGCTCGCCGGCGACGACGAGGAGACCCGCACCGACCAGCTCGAACAGATCGAAGGGAAGCTCGCGGCCCCCGGTCTGGAGTCGGAGGTCGGCGGTAACACCGCGATCAACCGGGACATCAACGAGCGGGTGTCGGCCGACATCGCGAAGGCCGAGACGCTCTCGATGCCGGTGCTGCTGATCCTGCTGGTGATCATCTTCGGCAGCCTGGCCGCGGCGAGCCTGCCGCTGGCCGTCGGCGGCCTCGCGATCCTCGGTGCGTTCACCGCGCTGCGCGGGCTGAGCTACCTGACCGACGTGTCGATCTTCTCGGTGAACGTGGTGACGATTCTCGGGCTCGGCCTGGCGATCGACTACGGCTTGTTCATGGTGGGCCGGTTCCGGGAGGAACTCGCCCGGGGGCTCTCGGTCGAGGACGCGGTGGCCCGGACGATGGGCACGGCCGGTCGTACGGTCGCGGTCTCGGGCGTCACGGTCGCGGTCTCGCTGGCCGGACTGCTGATCTTCCCGATCACGTTCCTGCGCTCGATGGGCCTCGGTGGTCTCTCCGCGGTGCTGATCGCGATGATCGCGGCACTGACCGTGCTACCGGCGCTGTTCGGGGTGCTGGGGCACCGGGTGGACGCGCTCTCGGTGCGCCGGCTCTTCAGTAAAAGGCGGCAGAGTCGGCGGAAGCCGCAGGCGAACTCGGAGGTCGAGCACGGCTTCTGGTACCGGCTGGCGCGCAGCATCATGCGCCGCCCGGTCATCTACACGGTGGGTGTGCTCGCGGTGCTGCTGATCGCGGCCACGCCGTTCCTGCGGGTCGAGTTCGGCGGTATCGACGCCAGGGCGCTGCCGGCCGGCACCGAGTCCCGGGTCGTCTCCGAGACGCTCGACCGCGACTTCGTGCCGAACAGCCAGTCCCCGATCGACGCGATCGTGACGTCGTCGTCCTCGGGCCTGGACCAGTACGTGGCCGACGTCCGGACGGTCGACGGCGTCACCGGTGCGTCGGTGACCGCTCAGTCGGGAGACACCGCGCGGGTCTCGATCACCTACGACGGCGACCCGATCTCGGCCGAATCCCGCGAGCTGGTGTCCCGGATCCGCGAGGTTCCCGCACCCTCCGGCGGCGAGGTGCTCGTCGGCGGACAGACCGCGGCGCTGGCCGACCAGCTGAAGACCGTTGGTGACCGGCTCCCGTGGATGGCGCTGATCGTCGTCTCCGCGACGTTCGTGCTGCTGTTCCTCGCGTTCGGTTCGCTGGTGCTGCCGGTGAAGGCGATCATCATGAATGTGCTCTCGCTGGGAGCCTCGTTCGGTGCGCTGGTGCTGATCTTCCAGGAGGGGCACCTGTCGGGGCTGCTGAACTTCACCTCGACCGGGACGCTCGAGGCGACCCAGCCGATCCTGGTGCTCGGGATCGTGTTCGGCCTCTCGATGGACTACGAGGTGTTCCTGATGTCGCGGATGCGTGAGGAGTACGACCGCACCGGCGACAACACCCAGGCCGTCGCGGTCGGCCTGCAGCGCAGCGGCAGGATCATCACCAGTGCGGCGCTGCTCATCCTGGTCGTGATCGGGCTGTTCTCGATCTCCGGCATCACGTTCATCAAGCTGATCGGCGTCGCGATGCTGATCGCGGTGCTGGTGGACGCCACGATCGTGCGGGCACTGCTGGTGCCGGCCACGATGCGGCTGCTGGGGAACCTGAACTGGTGGGCACCGGGCCCGCTGCGCCGCTTCTACGCCCGCTACGGCATCCACGAGGAGGGCACCCCGACCCCGCCCGCTCCGGTTCCGGCCGGCGTCGGCACCTGA
- a CDS encoding putative bifunctional diguanylate cyclase/phosphodiesterase — protein sequence MSSRPSAEAEAAPAAVWPVPAPAATGWTAQRPVPVTVAWCLGALVMGVHAIWVYAGHVEASPARLWSSGAPFAVTLLLAAAVLAARAITVGYQRLAWTFFAIGVGLNGAGYFVYDVVSWVGRVPSASLADVVWFPVLPCFTAGIWTLARARVGALRPDVYVGAAAVALLSASLVAAGVGHDVLAWDSDGLRATIVNLYYPTVDMVIVGSVAAVTTLAGGRLGRAWGLILVAVFLTVLGDALLARMVAEGGTGVEVLDPIWSFAGLLIAASAWQRPRRLTHRPLGLPELLTPLVSMVLAVLVLVVAEFAHLPSAVLLLAAGSILLSTLRIALSLRSMLVAAEFHRLALSDDLTGLYNRRGFLRGVEEALAGRAPTAGFRAVLMLDLDRFKDVNDGLGHQTGDRVLSAVGARLSGALGPEDLIARLGGDEFAILTTVPAGQSFEAVVAGLFQAVRQPLQAGRISLPIDASIGVAVESDAPDGTPSERALELLRCADMAMYRAKADRGGWARYDPLGSDQQRDSLELAGELRAVLTGTPTTPAVAADPERSLAPHSADCGWLELHYQPLVAVSGAEGIRAEALIRWVHPRYGMVPPDRFVGLAERIGLVPYLTRHVLQLALDQVARWRAEGAPVTVSVNLSASDMASPTLMDEVLDGLTARGLPPEALTVEITEQTAIGDLDTGRDALAVLRAAGLGVAIDDFGTGYSALSYLQRLPATELKLDRSLTTKIIEDPAAAAIVQACIDLAHTLGLEVVAEGIETQELADALVDRGCDWLQGWLFGRPTPAGPTPATPVYTRAVPGPVPSRA from the coding sequence ATGAGCTCGCGACCCTCGGCCGAGGCCGAGGCCGCCCCCGCCGCAGTGTGGCCGGTTCCGGCCCCGGCGGCGACCGGGTGGACCGCGCAGCGACCCGTGCCGGTCACGGTCGCCTGGTGCCTCGGCGCCCTGGTGATGGGTGTCCACGCGATCTGGGTCTACGCCGGTCACGTCGAAGCGTCGCCGGCGCGGCTCTGGTCGAGCGGCGCCCCGTTCGCGGTGACGCTCCTGCTGGCGGCCGCGGTGCTCGCCGCCCGCGCGATCACGGTCGGCTACCAGCGCCTGGCCTGGACGTTCTTCGCCATCGGCGTCGGCCTCAACGGCGCCGGTTACTTCGTCTACGACGTCGTGAGCTGGGTCGGCCGGGTACCGTCCGCCTCGCTCGCCGACGTCGTCTGGTTCCCGGTGCTGCCCTGCTTCACCGCCGGCATCTGGACGCTGGCCCGGGCGAGGGTCGGAGCACTGCGCCCCGACGTGTACGTCGGTGCGGCCGCGGTGGCGCTGCTCTCCGCGTCGCTGGTCGCCGCCGGGGTGGGGCACGACGTGCTCGCCTGGGACTCCGACGGGCTGCGCGCCACGATCGTCAACCTGTACTACCCGACCGTCGACATGGTCATCGTCGGCTCGGTCGCCGCGGTGACGACGCTGGCCGGTGGCCGGCTCGGCCGCGCCTGGGGCCTGATCCTCGTCGCCGTGTTCCTCACGGTCCTCGGCGACGCGCTGCTGGCCCGGATGGTCGCCGAGGGCGGAACCGGGGTGGAGGTCCTCGACCCGATCTGGTCCTTCGCCGGCCTGCTCATCGCCGCGTCCGCCTGGCAGCGTCCGCGCCGGCTCACCCATCGGCCGCTGGGCCTGCCCGAGCTGCTGACCCCACTGGTCAGCATGGTGCTCGCGGTGCTGGTGCTGGTGGTCGCCGAGTTCGCGCACCTGCCGTCGGCGGTGCTGCTGCTGGCGGCCGGCTCGATCCTGCTCTCCACGCTCCGGATCGCGCTGAGCCTGCGCTCGATGCTCGTCGCGGCCGAGTTCCACCGGCTCGCGCTCTCCGACGACCTGACCGGCCTCTACAACCGCCGGGGTTTCCTGCGTGGCGTCGAGGAGGCGCTGGCCGGGCGGGCCCCGACGGCCGGTTTCCGGGCCGTGCTCATGCTCGACCTGGACCGCTTCAAGGACGTCAACGACGGGCTCGGTCACCAGACCGGCGACCGGGTGCTCTCCGCGGTCGGGGCCCGGCTGTCCGGCGCGCTCGGCCCCGAGGATCTGATCGCCCGGCTGGGTGGGGACGAGTTCGCGATCCTGACCACGGTGCCGGCCGGGCAGTCGTTCGAGGCGGTCGTCGCCGGGCTGTTCCAGGCCGTGCGTCAGCCGCTGCAGGCCGGGCGGATCTCGCTGCCGATCGACGCCAGCATCGGGGTGGCGGTCGAGTCGGACGCACCGGACGGGACGCCGTCGGAGCGCGCGCTGGAGCTGCTGCGCTGCGCGGACATGGCCATGTACCGGGCCAAGGCCGATCGGGGAGGCTGGGCCCGCTACGACCCGCTCGGCTCCGATCAGCAGCGGGACTCACTCGAGCTGGCCGGCGAACTGCGCGCGGTGCTGACCGGCACCCCGACGACGCCGGCGGTGGCCGCCGACCCGGAGCGGTCGCTGGCGCCGCACAGCGCCGACTGCGGCTGGCTCGAGCTGCACTACCAGCCGCTGGTCGCGGTGTCGGGGGCCGAGGGGATCCGGGCCGAGGCGCTGATCCGCTGGGTGCACCCACGCTACGGAATGGTGCCGCCGGACCGGTTCGTCGGTCTCGCCGAGCGCATCGGGCTGGTGCCGTACCTGACCCGGCACGTGCTCCAGCTGGCGCTCGACCAGGTCGCCCGCTGGCGGGCGGAGGGTGCGCCGGTGACGGTGTCGGTGAACCTGTCGGCGTCCGACATGGCATCGCCGACGCTGATGGACGAGGTGCTCGACGGGCTGACCGCGCGGGGATTGCCGCCGGAGGCGCTCACGGTCGAGATCACCGAGCAGACCGCGATCGGTGACCTCGACACCGGCCGGGACGCGCTCGCGGTGCTGCGCGCGGCCGGTCTCGGCGTCGCGATCGACGACTTCGGCACCGGGTACTCGGCGCTGTCGTACCTGCAGCGGTTGCCGGCCACCGAGCTGAAGCTGGACCGGTCGCTGACCACCAAGATCATCGAGGACCCGGCCGCGGCGGCGATCGTCCAGGCCTGCATCGACCTGGCGCACACGCTCGGACTCGAGGTCGTGGCCGAGGGCATCGAGACCCAGGAGCTGGCCGACGCGCTCGTCGATCGCGGCTGCGACTGGCTCCAGGGCTGGCTCTTCGGCCGTCCGACGCCCGCCGGCCCCACGCCCGCGACGCCGGTCTACACCCGCGCGGTCCCCGGCCCCGTCCCGTCCCGGGCTTAG
- a CDS encoding helicase-associated domain-containing protein, whose protein sequence is MDHLVAHVRGLDRAALAELIAARPDAVSWPEPRSLTDFAERLGAVHSVQRALARVDRAGLQVAEAMAALGGAAPEPRLAELLDVDDAELFRRTLASLAALALVVRADDGSLVLVAPLRLLAEPLGLGVRLSGVLPLLTVDRLRAIAELWVPSPARRRTELVDQVLDAVADPARVRDVVDGLPPDARELLRDLAWNGPRAAASSDRSYHWCVERGLLTQISWDYVELPGEIGLALRGPDYRAPFSVPPPSPVSGSIGEDDLVAAGTAATTQVLADTERLLELCERTPLATTKSGRVTVREAKRAEKAIGAGVGTLLSVASAAGLLGSADGAVTVTERADAWRDAEPAVRLATLLSGWWSEPDGAVLRQRFVGYLAELPDGARTDDVDAVAAALSWRHPIAVAPTPVDQETVAARTAAVRAEAERFGVVALGAATPVARALVARPASVAAAPGAPMVAPDALVTAAERVVPAPVTTVTFQSDLSAVVAGVPTAELAGLLDGAADREAAGAASIWRFSAASVRAAFDGGATADALLAELSAVATGELPQALGYLVGDVARRHGHVRVAPAGSVVCADDEALLAELVATKSLRALRLRAVAPTVLLSVADPDETLAALRAAGYAPAGLTEDGVARVERRVHRRANAPRPWSPQPEASDVDPGAIADRLLSAPEAPVRPRSDPWVGLPRTVAEARADLAARHPGVVVDRQADALSAPERALLLDAIETGAPVRIDYVGATGSATSRVIENAELAGDAVIAWCHLRAAERMFILSRIQTVSPA, encoded by the coding sequence GTGGACCACCTGGTCGCCCACGTGCGCGGCCTCGACCGGGCGGCACTGGCCGAACTGATCGCCGCGCGCCCCGACGCCGTGTCCTGGCCGGAGCCGCGGTCGCTCACCGACTTCGCCGAGCGCCTCGGCGCGGTCCATTCGGTGCAGCGGGCGCTCGCCCGGGTCGACCGCGCCGGGCTGCAGGTGGCGGAGGCGATGGCGGCGCTCGGCGGCGCGGCCCCCGAACCCCGCCTGGCCGAACTGCTCGATGTGGACGACGCCGAGCTGTTCCGGCGGACGCTGGCGTCGCTCGCCGCGCTGGCCCTCGTCGTGCGGGCCGACGACGGGTCGCTGGTACTCGTCGCGCCGTTGCGTCTGCTCGCCGAGCCGCTCGGGCTCGGGGTGCGGCTCAGCGGGGTGCTGCCGCTGCTCACCGTCGACCGGCTCCGGGCGATCGCCGAACTGTGGGTGCCGTCGCCGGCCCGGCGCCGGACCGAGCTCGTCGATCAGGTGCTCGACGCGGTGGCCGACCCGGCCCGGGTGCGCGACGTCGTCGACGGGCTTCCCCCGGATGCGCGTGAACTGCTGCGTGACCTGGCGTGGAACGGCCCGCGGGCGGCGGCGTCGTCCGACCGGTCCTACCACTGGTGCGTCGAGCGCGGTCTGCTCACCCAGATCAGCTGGGACTACGTCGAGCTGCCCGGGGAGATCGGGCTGGCGCTGCGTGGCCCCGACTACCGCGCTCCGTTCAGCGTGCCGCCGCCGTCGCCGGTGTCCGGATCGATCGGCGAGGACGACCTGGTGGCCGCCGGGACCGCGGCGACCACCCAGGTGCTCGCGGACACCGAACGCCTGCTCGAGCTGTGCGAACGGACGCCGCTCGCGACGACGAAGAGCGGACGGGTGACGGTCCGGGAGGCGAAGCGGGCCGAGAAGGCGATCGGGGCCGGGGTCGGGACGCTGCTGTCGGTGGCGTCCGCGGCCGGGCTGCTCGGCTCGGCCGACGGCGCCGTGACGGTCACCGAACGGGCCGACGCCTGGCGGGACGCCGAGCCGGCCGTGCGGCTCGCGACGCTGCTCTCCGGATGGTGGAGCGAACCCGACGGCGCGGTGCTCCGGCAGCGGTTCGTCGGCTACCTCGCGGAGCTGCCCGACGGCGCCAGGACGGACGACGTCGACGCGGTCGCGGCGGCGCTGTCCTGGCGTCATCCGATCGCGGTCGCGCCGACTCCGGTCGACCAGGAGACGGTCGCGGCCCGGACCGCGGCCGTCCGGGCCGAGGCGGAACGCTTCGGTGTGGTCGCGCTCGGCGCCGCGACGCCGGTCGCCCGGGCACTCGTCGCCCGGCCCGCGTCGGTGGCGGCGGCGCCGGGTGCGCCGATGGTGGCGCCGGACGCGTTGGTGACCGCGGCGGAGCGGGTCGTGCCGGCCCCGGTGACGACGGTGACGTTCCAGTCGGACCTCTCGGCGGTGGTGGCCGGTGTGCCGACGGCCGAGCTGGCCGGCCTGCTCGACGGTGCGGCCGACCGCGAGGCCGCCGGGGCGGCGTCGATCTGGCGGTTCTCGGCCGCCAGCGTCCGCGCCGCGTTCGACGGCGGCGCCACCGCGGACGCGTTGCTGGCCGAGCTCTCCGCGGTGGCGACCGGGGAGCTGCCGCAGGCTCTGGGGTACCTGGTCGGGGACGTCGCCCGCCGCCACGGGCACGTGCGTGTCGCACCGGCCGGGAGCGTGGTCTGCGCCGACGACGAGGCGCTGCTCGCCGAGCTGGTAGCCACGAAGTCGCTGCGAGCACTGCGGCTGCGTGCGGTCGCGCCCACCGTGCTGCTGTCGGTCGCCGACCCGGACGAGACGCTGGCCGCGCTGCGGGCCGCCGGGTACGCCCCGGCCGGCCTCACCGAGGACGGTGTCGCCCGCGTCGAACGGCGGGTCCACCGGCGGGCGAACGCGCCGCGGCCCTGGAGCCCGCAGCCCGAGGCCTCGGACGTCGATCCCGGCGCGATCGCCGACCGCCTTCTCTCGGCTCCGGAAGCGCCCGTGCGTCCGAGGTCCGATCCCTGGGTCGGTCTGCCCCGAACCGTCGCCGAGGCCCGGGCCGACCTGGCCGCCCGGCACCCGGGCGTGGTCGTGGACCGCCAGGCCGACGCGCTCTCCGCGCCGGAGCGCGCCCTCCTGCTCGACGCGATCGAGACCGGAGCTCCGGTGCGCATCGACTACGTCGGCGCGACCGGTAGCGCCACCTCCCGCGTGATCGAGAACGCCGAGCTCGCCGGCGACGCCGTGATCGCCTGGTGCCACCTGCGCGCCGCCGAGCGGATGTTCATTCTGTCCCGGATCCAGACAGTTTCCCCGGCCTGA
- a CDS encoding PadR family transcriptional regulator, with protein MSTPQVLLALLATGPRHGYDLKRAYDVRFPKARPLAFGQVYSTLERLTRDGLATEAGVERVDGPDRTVFAITDAGRESLREWLDVVEPPTPHVTNALFTKVVAALLVDESPDGLAVTYLRAQRRAHLARMRDFTQVKTADGVSVGEVLAADYALAHLDADLRWIDLTLSRISALRQEVLA; from the coding sequence GTGTCCACGCCACAGGTACTGCTCGCACTGCTGGCCACGGGGCCCCGTCACGGCTACGACCTGAAGCGGGCCTACGACGTCCGGTTCCCGAAAGCACGTCCGCTCGCGTTCGGGCAGGTCTACTCGACGCTCGAACGTCTCACCCGCGACGGCCTCGCCACCGAGGCCGGCGTCGAGCGCGTCGACGGTCCCGACCGCACGGTGTTCGCGATCACCGACGCGGGCCGGGAGTCGCTGCGCGAGTGGCTCGACGTCGTCGAACCGCCGACCCCGCACGTCACGAACGCACTGTTCACGAAGGTCGTGGCGGCGTTGCTGGTGGACGAGTCGCCGGACGGTCTGGCGGTCACCTACCTGCGCGCACAGCGCCGGGCGCACCTCGCCCGGATGCGTGACTTCACCCAGGTGAAGACCGCCGACGGAGTCTCGGTCGGCGAAGTGCTCGCGGCCGACTACGCGCTGGCCCACCTCGACGCGGACCTGCGCTGGATCGACCTCACCCTGTCCCGGATTTCCGCACTGCGCCAGGAGGTACTCGCATGA